GATCTTGCTGCAAGGTGCCGTTGAACAAGTTCCTGCGGCGTTGTTGGCGCAAGTTAAAGACGGCGGACGCATTGTTGCGATCTTCGCAGAGGGCGCTTTGGGCGTCGTTCGTGTGGGCCGCAAGATTGACGGTTCTGTGAATTGGCGCATGTCTTTCAATGCAAGCGCACCGGTATTGGCGGACTTTGGTAAAGAAGCTGCCTTCAGCTTCTGACAAAACACTTTTGTCAGAGGTCCATTTTGGTACGATGACCTGATTGATAAGGAAACGATCATGACACTAAGACGTCTATTTGGCGCAATGTGCGTCGCTTTGATTGTTGTTTCGTCACCTGCGCGTTCGGAATCCTTGGCGGATGCGTTGCGCGATGCCTATCACAACTCTGGCCTTCTCGATCAGAACCGCGCACTGTTGCGGGCCGCTGATGAAGACGTTGCCCAGTCTTTGGCGGCATTGCGTCCGGTTGTCAGCTGGCAAGCACAAGCGATTTACGCGACTTCGTCAGCATCGACGTCGAGCAGCCTGTCCGACGATCTGAGCGCCACGGTCTCCGTCTCTGCGAGCCTATTGTTGCATGACGGTGGTGCAAGCGCCTTGGCGACGGAAGTCCAAAAAGAAGTCGTTCTTCAAACCCGAGAGGGCCTTGTTCAGGTTGAACAGCAGGTGCTTTTCCGCGCGATTGACGCCTACATGAATGTGCGTCGTCAGTCTGAATTCCTTGCGCTTCGTCGCAGTAATGTGAGTGTGATCAACCAAGAACTGCGCGCGGCGCGGGATCGTTTTGAAGTTGGCGAAGTCACACGTACCGATGTTTCGTTGGCAGAAGCGCGGCTGGCTGCAGCGCAAAGCCTTCTGGCGTCTGCTGAAGGGGCGTTGGCCCAAGCCAATGAAGAATTCCGCGCTGCTGTTGGGCGTGCGCCAGGTCGTCTGGATGTCGTTTCACCGGCAGCGTTACAGCACAATCTTGAAGATGCACGTGCATTTGCGATGCGTCGCCACCCAGATGTGATTGGCGCACAACATGGTGTTTCAGCGGCCGAGCTCAACATCCGCCGCGCCGAAGCGGCATTGAACCCGCGTCTAAGCCTGAATGGATCTGTCGGCTTGAATGATGAAGGCACAGCGTCGCAACAATTGGGGCTAACCTATGGTGGTACAATCTATCAGGGTGGGCAGTTGCAATCTCTTATTCGCGAAGCACAAGCGAACCGTGATGCGTCGCGCTCTGGCCTTCTCGTGACGACCCAAGGCGTCAGTCAGAATGTTGGCAATGCCTATGCGATCTTGAACGTTGCGCGTGCCAGCCTTGAAGCGTCGAACCTGCAAGTGCGTGCTGCACGCACAGCCTTTCGCGGTGTGCGCGAAGAGGCGACATTGGGCGCACGCACGACCTTGGATGTTTTGAACGCCGAACAAGAACTTCTCGATGCGCAGGCCAACACGATTTCCGCGCAAGCCGATGAGGTCGTGGCAAGCTACCGCGTGCTGGCGACAATGGGGCTGCTCACAGCTGAGCACCTTAACCTCGGCGTGCAAAGCTATGATCCTGCTGCCTATTACAACCTCGTCCGTGAAGCGCCTGCGACCTATTCAGAGCAGGGCCAAGCACTGGATAGGGTTCTGCGATCCATCGGCGAATAGATCAAATCCCGACTATCGGTTGTTTGGTTGCTTCGGGCAGGTTAAACTGCACGCCTGAGGCTTAAGCAGGATGAACAATGTCCGATCCAGTGACGAACGTAGAAATTGAAGACGTGCTGTCTTCCATCCGTCGGCTTGTAAGCGATGGAGATAAGGCCCGTACGCGTGATCCAGCGCCTATTGAAGCCGATGCAGCACCTGCTCAAAACACCCCTGCAGACGCCGCTGAAACCTCCGAATCAAAGCAGGATAAATTCGTCCTAACACCCGCGTTTTTGGTCGTAGACAACAATGCGCCGTCTAAAGAGGCGGCAAAAGCGGACGCTGTGGAACATCAGCATGCCGACGAAACCGCTGAAGAGACCTACGACGAAGATGAATGGGTCGAAGAAATTTCTGAAACATCTGAGCCCGAACCTGAGGTTGATGTTGAAAGTGACGAAGGCCCGCTAGAACTGACCGACATGGTTTGGGATTCGGTTAACGATGCACGCAAGGCCGGCATTGCCGCTGTTCCTGGTGATGTCGAAGCGGAAGTAACCCCACCGCATACGCCAGATCGCTCGGAACTTGTAGCGACGATCGCGGAACTGGAAGCGGCTGTCAGCAACGAAGTTGAAGAATTTGAACCCGATGGCAGCGAAGACGTTGCCGATTTCATGGGTGAAACCATCGCTTGGCCAGGTGCCGTTGCGCGCAATTTTGATGATGCGCAAGATGCAGAAGAAGCCGCTGCGCCCGAGTTCAATCCAGACCTTGAGGCGGACGATACGCCAATCGCATTCGAGCACCGGACAACGGAAGCTGAGCAAACGGGCGAAGTCGAAGCGAAAGACGAACCCGAGGCGGGTATCGCTGACACGCAGGATGAATACGGCGACGACGACCTTGATGGGTTGCTTGAGGCGGGTGGCGTTACGCTGGACGAAGAAGCGCTGCGTGCATTGGTCTCAGAGGTTGTGCGCGAAGAACTGACGGGTCCATTGGGTGAGCGTATTACGCGCAACGTCCGCAAATTGGTCCGCCGCGAAATCTACCGCATCCTGTCGAGCCAAGAGTTCGACTAACGCAGGTCGTTACGAAACCGTCTGCGCCAAGCCGAACAAACGATCCACATCGAGACAGTTTTCAAGATGCTGCGCAAGCGCATCGAGCGTGGAGTCGACCCCGACGTCATAGTTCATTGCCTGAACGG
This Octadecabacter temperatus DNA region includes the following protein-coding sequences:
- a CDS encoding TolC family outer membrane protein, which translates into the protein MTLRRLFGAMCVALIVVSSPARSESLADALRDAYHNSGLLDQNRALLRAADEDVAQSLAALRPVVSWQAQAIYATSSASTSSSLSDDLSATVSVSASLLLHDGGASALATEVQKEVVLQTREGLVQVEQQVLFRAIDAYMNVRRQSEFLALRRSNVSVINQELRAARDRFEVGEVTRTDVSLAEARLAAAQSLLASAEGALAQANEEFRAAVGRAPGRLDVVSPAALQHNLEDARAFAMRRHPDVIGAQHGVSAAELNIRRAEAALNPRLSLNGSVGLNDEGTASQQLGLTYGGTIYQGGQLQSLIREAQANRDASRSGLLVTTQGVSQNVGNAYAILNVARASLEASNLQVRAARTAFRGVREEATLGARTTLDVLNAEQELLDAQANTISAQADEVVASYRVLATMGLLTAEHLNLGVQSYDPAAYYNLVREAPATYSEQGQALDRVLRSIGE